The Stappia sp. genome window below encodes:
- the tesB gene encoding acyl-CoA thioesterase II, whose translation MRAAVDALLSILDLEVLEHNLFRGMSPQVGWQRVFGGQVIGQALVAASRTVPEDRAVHSLHAYFLRPGDPSVPIVYEVDRIRDGGSFTTRRVVAIQHGQAIYSMSASFQTREDGLDHQIDMPEVPGPDDLPSEAELKEKFLAHAPEPVRRYWERDRPIELRPVDLTHYFSRKKLTPAQNVWVRASASLPDDPRLHACVLAYASDMTLLDTALFAHGTSVFDPNLQVASLDHAMWFHRPFRADEWLLYSEDSPAASGGRGFTRGSLYDRDGRLVASVVQEGLIRLRDARKTDNRKTDDRKT comes from the coding sequence ATGCGCGCTGCCGTCGATGCTCTTCTCTCGATACTCGATTTGGAAGTTCTGGAACACAATCTCTTCCGCGGCATGAGCCCGCAGGTCGGCTGGCAGCGCGTGTTCGGCGGACAGGTCATCGGCCAGGCACTCGTCGCCGCCTCGCGCACCGTGCCGGAAGATCGTGCCGTCCATTCGCTGCACGCCTATTTCCTGCGCCCCGGCGACCCCTCCGTCCCCATCGTCTACGAGGTCGACCGCATCCGCGACGGCGGCAGCTTCACCACCCGCCGCGTGGTGGCGATCCAGCACGGACAGGCGATCTACTCCATGTCCGCATCCTTCCAGACGCGGGAAGACGGGCTCGATCACCAGATCGACATGCCCGAGGTGCCGGGGCCGGACGATCTGCCGAGCGAGGCGGAGCTGAAGGAGAAATTCCTGGCGCATGCGCCCGAGCCGGTCCGCCGCTACTGGGAACGCGACCGGCCGATCGAGCTGCGGCCCGTCGATCTCACCCACTATTTCAGCCGCAAGAAGCTGACGCCGGCCCAGAACGTGTGGGTGCGCGCCAGCGCCTCGCTGCCGGACGACCCGCGCCTGCATGCCTGCGTGCTCGCCTATGCCTCCGACATGACGCTGCTCGACACCGCGCTCTTCGCCCATGGCACCAGCGTCTTCGATCCCAATCTGCAGGTCGCGAGCCTCGACCACGCCATGTGGTTTCACCGTCCCTTCCGCGCCGACGAGTGGCTGCTCTACTCGGAGGACAGCCCGGCGGCCTCGGGCGGACGCGGGTTTACGCGCGGCAGCCTCTACGATCGCGACGGCCGGCTCGTCGCCTCCGTCGTTCAGGAAGGCCTGATCCGCCTGCGCGACGCCCGCAAGACGGACAACCGGAAGACGGACGACCGGAAGACCTAA
- a CDS encoding GTP-binding protein: MPETPVRRRAPKPPIPLTVLTGFLGAGKTTLLNRLLNDPALSDAAVIINEFGEVGLDHLFVEGGEEGIIELSSGCLCCTIRGDLVSTLEDLLRRVDNGRTERLSRVIIETTGLADPAPVLHTVMQHPYLVQRYQLDGVVTLVDAVNGLATLDAQEEAVKQVAVADRIVITKTDLPEGAPARHPASDLRRRIAELNPAAPVLLAAEGEARAAGLIGTGLYDPATKTADVARWLNAEAYEGGHAHAGHDHAHHHHDHGHDHRHDVNRHGDDIRAFSLTSERPIPTAGLEMFLDLLRSAHGPKLLRVKGIVQTSEDPDHPVVLHGVQHVFHPPAKLPAWPDADRRTRLVFITKDLPEGFVKRLFDAFVGGVASDTPDAQALTDNPLAITGFSGRFDRGGRGGA, from the coding sequence CTGCCCGAAACGCCCGTCCGGCGCCGCGCCCCGAAGCCGCCGATCCCGCTCACCGTGCTGACCGGGTTTCTCGGCGCCGGCAAGACGACGCTGCTGAACCGTCTGCTGAACGATCCGGCGCTGTCCGACGCGGCGGTGATCATCAACGAGTTCGGCGAGGTCGGTCTCGATCACCTGTTCGTCGAAGGCGGCGAGGAAGGCATCATCGAGCTGTCGTCGGGCTGCCTGTGCTGCACCATCCGGGGCGATCTGGTGAGCACGCTGGAAGACCTCCTGCGGCGGGTCGACAACGGTCGCACGGAGCGCCTGTCGCGGGTGATCATCGAAACGACGGGGCTCGCCGATCCGGCGCCCGTGCTGCACACGGTGATGCAGCATCCCTATCTGGTGCAGCGCTACCAGCTCGACGGCGTGGTCACGCTGGTCGATGCGGTCAACGGGCTGGCGACGCTGGACGCGCAGGAGGAGGCGGTCAAGCAGGTCGCGGTCGCCGACCGGATCGTCATCACCAAGACCGACCTGCCCGAGGGCGCGCCGGCGCGCCACCCGGCCAGCGACCTGCGCCGGCGCATCGCCGAGCTCAATCCGGCCGCGCCGGTGCTGCTGGCGGCGGAGGGCGAGGCACGGGCCGCCGGCCTGATCGGGACCGGGCTCTACGATCCGGCAACCAAGACGGCCGACGTGGCGCGCTGGCTCAACGCCGAGGCCTATGAAGGCGGCCACGCGCACGCGGGGCATGACCACGCTCACCACCATCATGATCACGGGCACGATCATCGTCATGACGTGAACCGGCACGGCGACGACATTCGCGCCTTTTCGCTGACCAGCGAACGGCCGATCCCGACGGCGGGTCTGGAGATGTTCCTCGACCTGCTGCGCTCGGCGCATGGGCCGAAGCTGCTGCGCGTGAAGGGGATCGTGCAGACGAGCGAGGATCCCGATCACCCGGTGGTGCTGCACGGGGTGCAGCATGTCTTTCATCCGCCGGCCAAGCTGCCCGCCTGGCCGGATGCCGACCGGCGCACCCGCCTCGTCTTCATCACCAAGGACCTACCGGAAGGCTTCGTCAAGCGCCTGTTCGACGCCTTCGTCGGCGGCGTGGCGAGCGACACGCCCGACGCCCAGGCGCTGACCGACAATCCGCTGGCGATCACCGGGTTTTCCGGCCGCTTCGACCGAGGCGGGCGCGGCGGCGCTTAG
- a CDS encoding D-alanyl-D-alanine carboxypeptidase family protein, whose product MLRPSIDRLMRHAARAARPIVFGLGVGMCLAALPLVAASPARADIAAWIVVDAETGAVLDQKQARRQWYPASITKLMTAYLAFKAVREGRATLQSAVTISANAHAEPPSKMGFKPGTRITLDSALKMVIVKSANDVAVALAEAIAGSEPAFIAMMNAEAARLGMTGTRFVNPHGLPDNRQVSTARDLAVLARAVWQEFPQYRAYFNLPGIRVGNKALRSANREFLLRVPGANGMKTGYICNSGLNVAVSATRRGRTVIAVILGAASGVERAAKARTLIEAGFRTRNGRSVDQLAGVDGGPPADSYCKRNPRPTAEELLEQFAAKPKRAPVLSFSRAEDDNSRIRGGLALMPAAPGGTEVPKKADGETDWAKVMDTVIGPRRMAYEPIEVSLRTPSTAPRGATDGPIEVPGAPIPRLKPLGAAASSLVPATAAAAAPQPPKPGAIFQGQPLVLVPVPRASPGD is encoded by the coding sequence GTGCTACGACCTTCCATCGACAGGCTGATGCGCCATGCGGCCCGGGCCGCGCGACCGATCGTGTTCGGGCTCGGCGTCGGCATGTGTCTCGCCGCCTTGCCGCTCGTCGCCGCGAGCCCGGCGCGCGCCGACATCGCCGCCTGGATCGTGGTCGACGCCGAGACCGGCGCGGTCCTCGACCAGAAGCAGGCGCGCCGGCAATGGTATCCGGCCTCCATCACCAAGCTGATGACTGCCTATCTCGCCTTCAAGGCGGTGCGCGAGGGCCGCGCGACGCTGCAGTCCGCGGTGACGATCAGCGCCAATGCCCATGCCGAACCGCCCAGCAAGATGGGCTTCAAGCCGGGCACGCGGATCACGCTCGACAGCGCTTTGAAGATGGTGATCGTCAAGTCCGCCAATGACGTGGCGGTCGCGCTGGCCGAGGCGATCGCCGGCTCTGAGCCCGCCTTCATCGCCATGATGAACGCCGAGGCCGCCCGGCTCGGAATGACCGGCACGCGTTTCGTCAATCCGCACGGGCTGCCCGACAATCGTCAGGTGTCGACCGCGCGCGATCTGGCGGTGCTCGCCCGCGCCGTCTGGCAGGAATTTCCGCAGTATCGCGCCTATTTCAATCTGCCCGGCATCCGCGTCGGCAACAAGGCGCTGCGCTCCGCCAACCGGGAGTTCCTGCTGCGGGTGCCCGGCGCCAACGGCATGAAGACCGGCTACATCTGCAATTCCGGGCTCAATGTGGCGGTGTCCGCCACGCGGCGCGGGCGCACGGTCATCGCCGTCATCCTGGGCGCGGCCTCCGGCGTGGAGCGGGCGGCCAAGGCCCGGACCCTGATCGAGGCCGGGTTCAGGACGCGGAACGGCCGGTCGGTCGACCAGCTCGCCGGAGTGGACGGCGGACCGCCGGCCGACAGCTATTGCAAGCGCAATCCGCGCCCCACGGCGGAGGAGCTCCTGGAGCAATTCGCCGCGAAGCCGAAGCGGGCGCCGGTCCTGTCGTTCAGCCGCGCGGAGGACGACAACAGCCGCATCCGGGGCGGGCTCGCGCTGATGCCCGCCGCCCCGGGCGGGACGGAGGTTCCCAAGAAGGCCGACGGCGAGACCGACTGGGCCAAGGTCATGGACACGGTCATCGGACCGCGCCGCATGGCCTATGAGCCGATCGAGGTTTCCCTGCGCACGCCGTCGACGGCGCCCCGGGGCGCGACCGACGGACCGATCGAGGTGCCGGGCGCGCCGATCCCGCGGCTGAAGCCGCTCGGCGCCGCGGCCTCCTCTCTTGTGCCGGCGACGGCGGCGGCCGCCGCGCCGCAGCCGCCCAAGCCCGGCGCGATCTTCCAGGGCCAGCCGCTGGTGCTGGTCCCGGTGCCGCGCGCCAGCCCGGGCGACTAG
- a CDS encoding urease accessory protein UreD translates to MADQGFPPDGARPGTLARLERVRGRAVVGFACREGRTRLADLEQSGSAKIRLPKTHDGPPVAVLLNTAGGLTGGDRLETEARLGAGGHAVVTTQAAERIYRSAEGAAQVDSAVRVEAGATLEWLPQETILFDRASLTRSLAADLAGDARLIALESVVLGRAAMGETVHALQFRDRWRIRRDGRLVFADEARISGDAADILAGSATAAGGRAFATLVDCFPQASEALARARTLVEDIRAPELRVGVSALPDLLVMRFVAEEGTALRTGVERFLTAWRDAPLPRTWNC, encoded by the coding sequence ATGGCGGACCAGGGCTTCCCACCGGACGGCGCGCGACCGGGCACGCTTGCGCGGCTCGAGCGGGTGCGCGGTCGAGCCGTCGTCGGCTTCGCCTGCCGGGAGGGGCGGACCCGGCTCGCCGATCTCGAACAGAGCGGGTCCGCCAAGATCCGCCTGCCCAAGACCCATGACGGACCGCCGGTGGCCGTCCTTCTCAACACCGCCGGCGGGCTGACCGGCGGCGACCGCCTCGAGACCGAGGCCCGCCTTGGCGCAGGGGGCCACGCCGTCGTCACCACCCAGGCGGCCGAGCGCATCTACCGCAGCGCCGAGGGCGCGGCCCAGGTCGACAGCGCGGTGCGGGTCGAGGCCGGCGCGACGCTCGAATGGCTGCCGCAGGAAACGATTCTCTTCGACCGGGCGAGCCTCACGCGCAGTCTTGCCGCCGATCTGGCCGGCGATGCCCGGCTGATCGCGCTGGAAAGCGTGGTGCTCGGCCGCGCGGCCATGGGCGAGACCGTGCACGCCCTGCAGTTCCGCGACCGCTGGCGGATCCGCCGCGACGGGCGGCTGGTCTTCGCCGACGAGGCACGGATTTCCGGCGACGCGGCCGATATTCTGGCCGGCTCGGCGACGGCTGCGGGCGGACGCGCCTTCGCGACACTGGTCGATTGCTTTCCGCAAGCGAGCGAGGCGCTTGCCCGCGCGCGGACGCTGGTGGAGGATATCCGTGCGCCCGAGCTGCGGGTCGGCGTGAGCGCGCTGCCAGACCTGCTGGTGATGCGCTTCGTCGCAGAGGAAGGGACGGCGCTTCGAACCGGCGTGGAGCGCTTTCTGACCGCCTGGCGCGACGCGCCGCTGCCGCGCACATGGAACTGCTGA
- a CDS encoding urease subunit gamma: protein MKLTPREKDKLLVAMAAEVARKRLERGVKLNHPEAIALITDFVVEGARDGRSVAELMRDGATVLTREQVMEGVPEMIHDVQVEATFPDGTKLVTVHEPIR from the coding sequence ATGAAACTGACACCGCGGGAAAAGGACAAGCTGCTCGTCGCCATGGCGGCGGAGGTCGCCCGCAAGCGGCTTGAACGCGGCGTGAAGCTGAACCACCCGGAAGCCATCGCGCTGATCACCGATTTCGTGGTGGAAGGCGCGCGCGACGGGCGCAGCGTCGCGGAGCTGATGCGCGACGGCGCGACCGTGCTGACCCGCGAGCAGGTGATGGAAGGCGTGCCCGAAATGATCCACGACGTGCAGGTCGAGGCGACCTTTCCCGACGGCACCAAGCTCGTCACCGTCCACGAACCGATCCGCTGA
- a CDS encoding urease subunit beta yields MIPGELFPAEGGIELNAGRETVEIEVANTGDRPVQVGSHYHFAETNPGLAFDREAARGYRLDIPAGTAIRFEPGQTRTVTLVPFSGARTVYGFNAKVMGPL; encoded by the coding sequence ATGATCCCGGGAGAACTCTTCCCCGCCGAGGGCGGGATCGAGCTGAACGCCGGCCGCGAGACGGTGGAGATCGAGGTTGCCAACACCGGCGACCGGCCCGTCCAGGTCGGCAGCCATTATCACTTCGCCGAGACCAATCCGGGGCTCGCCTTCGACCGCGAGGCCGCACGGGGCTACCGGCTCGACATCCCGGCCGGCACCGCGATCCGCTTCGAGCCGGGGCAGACGCGCACCGTCACGCTGGTGCCCTTTTCCGGTGCCCGGACCGTCTACGGCTTCAACGCCAAGGTAATGGGGCCGCTATGA
- a CDS encoding lysozyme inhibitor LprI family protein, which produces MNHRLSPRLPSLAGVLLALTALAAPAAAQDVDCSNPTAQMEMTYCAEQDWNAADAALNAAYARAMDEMRRIDADLAGLPHLVGAVDALRAAQRAWIPYRDKACAAQGFMARGGTMEPMLIYQCRADLTRQRTQELEALAAGLGN; this is translated from the coding sequence ATGAACCACCGTCTCTCTCCCAGGCTTCCCTCGCTCGCGGGCGTGCTTCTGGCGCTGACCGCGCTCGCCGCGCCGGCGGCGGCGCAGGACGTCGACTGCTCCAATCCCACCGCGCAGATGGAAATGACCTATTGCGCCGAGCAGGACTGGAACGCGGCCGATGCCGCCCTCAACGCGGCCTACGCCCGCGCCATGGACGAGATGCGGCGCATCGACGCCGATCTGGCCGGCCTGCCGCACCTCGTCGGCGCCGTCGATGCCTTGCGCGCGGCCCAGCGCGCCTGGATCCCCTATCGCGACAAGGCCTGCGCCGCCCAGGGCTTCATGGCGCGCGGCGGCACCATGGAACCGATGCTGATATATCAGTGCCGCGCGGATCTGACGCGGCAACGCACGCAAGAGCTGGAGGCGCTCGCCGCCGGGCTCGGCAACTGA
- the ureC gene encoding urease subunit alpha: MPHRLSRAAYADMFGPTTGDRIRLADTDLIVEVEKDLTTYGEEVKFGGGKVIRDGMGQSQATRAQGAVDTVITNALILDHTGIYKADVGLKDGRIAAIGKAGNPDVQPGVDIVIGPGTEAIAGEGKILTAGALDVHIHYICPQQIEEALTSGVTTMLGGGTGPATGTNATTCTPGPWHIARMLQAAEAFPMNLAFAGKGNAALPAALEEQILAGACALKLHEDWGTTPAAIDCCLSVADAFDIQVMIHTDTLNESGFVENTTAAFKGRTIHAFHTEGAGGGHAPDIIKLCGEANVLPSSTNPTRPYTVNTIDEHLDMLMVCHHLDSSIPEDVAFAESRIRKETIAAEDILHDMGAFSIIASDSQAMGRVGEVVIRTFQTAHKMKVQRGRLAEETGDNDNLRVRRYIAKVTINPAIAHGLSEHVGSLEVGKLADLVLWDPAFFGVKPDLVLKLGTIVAAPMGDPNASIPTPQPVHYRPMFGAFGKSVTASAVTFVSQAAYDAGIKERLGLDKLVLPVANTRGGISKASMILNDAVPRIEVDPETYEVRADDELLTCEPAEVLPMAQRYFLF; the protein is encoded by the coding sequence ATGCCGCACAGACTGTCCCGCGCCGCCTATGCCGACATGTTCGGCCCCACCACCGGCGACAGGATCCGCCTCGCCGACACCGATCTGATCGTCGAGGTGGAAAAGGACCTCACCACCTATGGCGAGGAGGTGAAATTCGGCGGCGGCAAGGTGATCCGCGACGGCATGGGCCAGTCGCAGGCGACCCGCGCGCAGGGCGCCGTCGACACGGTGATCACCAATGCGCTGATCCTCGACCACACCGGCATCTACAAGGCCGACGTCGGGCTGAAGGACGGGCGCATCGCCGCGATCGGCAAGGCCGGCAATCCGGACGTGCAACCCGGCGTCGACATCGTGATCGGCCCCGGCACGGAGGCGATCGCCGGCGAGGGCAAGATCCTCACCGCCGGCGCGCTCGACGTGCACATCCACTACATCTGCCCGCAGCAGATCGAGGAGGCGCTGACCTCGGGCGTCACCACCATGCTCGGCGGCGGCACGGGCCCGGCCACCGGCACCAACGCCACCACCTGCACGCCCGGCCCCTGGCACATCGCGCGGATGCTGCAGGCGGCCGAGGCCTTTCCGATGAATCTCGCTTTCGCCGGCAAGGGCAACGCCGCGCTTCCGGCAGCCCTTGAGGAACAGATCCTCGCCGGCGCCTGCGCACTGAAGCTGCACGAGGACTGGGGCACCACGCCGGCGGCCATCGACTGCTGCCTGTCGGTCGCCGATGCCTTCGACATCCAGGTGATGATCCACACCGACACGCTCAACGAGTCGGGCTTCGTGGAAAACACCACGGCCGCCTTCAAGGGCCGCACGATCCATGCCTTTCACACCGAGGGTGCGGGCGGCGGCCACGCCCCCGACATCATCAAGCTGTGCGGCGAGGCGAACGTGCTGCCGTCGTCGACCAATCCGACGCGGCCCTACACGGTCAACACCATCGACGAGCATCTCGACATGCTGATGGTGTGCCACCATCTCGACAGTTCGATCCCCGAGGACGTCGCCTTCGCCGAAAGCCGCATCCGCAAGGAGACCATCGCGGCGGAGGACATCCTGCACGACATGGGCGCCTTCTCGATCATCGCCTCCGACAGCCAGGCCATGGGCCGGGTCGGCGAGGTGGTGATCCGCACCTTCCAGACCGCACACAAGATGAAGGTCCAGCGCGGGCGGCTGGCGGAGGAGACCGGCGACAACGACAATCTGCGGGTGCGCCGCTACATCGCCAAGGTGACGATCAACCCGGCCATCGCGCATGGCCTGTCGGAGCATGTCGGCTCGCTCGAGGTCGGCAAGCTCGCCGATCTCGTCCTGTGGGATCCGGCCTTCTTCGGCGTGAAGCCCGATCTCGTGCTCAAGCTCGGCACCATCGTGGCCGCCCCCATGGGCGACCCCAACGCCTCGATCCCGACGCCGCAGCCGGTCCACTACCGCCCGATGTTCGGCGCCTTCGGCAAGTCGGTCACAGCCTCCGCCGTCACCTTCGTGTCGCAGGCCGCTTATGACGCCGGCATCAAGGAGCGCCTCGGGCTCGACAAGCTGGTGTTGCCGGTCGCGAATACGCGCGGCGGGATTTCCAAGGCGTCGATGATCCTCAACGACGCGGTCCCCCGGATCGAGGTGGACCCGGAAACCTACGAGGTGCGCGCCGACGACGAGCTCCTGACCTGCGAACCGGCCGAGGTGCTGCCCATGGCCCAGCGCTATTTTCTTTTCTAG
- a CDS encoding glutathione S-transferase family protein, with the protein MYTVIGSPQTRAMRVMWMLEELGQEYDLVPAAPQSEEVRALSPLGKIPILKDGEAALTDSVAICQYLADKHLADTQEPLTHPAGTLERARQDGMTQFVVDEIEGALWTAAKNSFIHPQDLRVPEIKRVCRAEFATALDRLATLLGDGPFVTGARFTVPDLLLGHVAGWARAAKFDLPESGPVADYFVRVTGRPALARAMRRGAEAAA; encoded by the coding sequence ATGTACACGGTCATCGGCTCGCCCCAGACCCGCGCGATGCGCGTGATGTGGATGCTGGAGGAACTCGGCCAGGAGTACGATCTCGTGCCGGCCGCGCCGCAATCGGAAGAGGTGCGGGCGCTGAGCCCGCTCGGAAAGATCCCGATCCTCAAGGACGGCGAGGCCGCGCTCACCGATTCCGTGGCGATCTGCCAATATCTTGCCGACAAGCATCTTGCCGACACCCAAGAGCCGCTCACCCATCCCGCCGGCACGCTCGAACGCGCGCGTCAGGACGGGATGACCCAGTTCGTCGTCGACGAGATCGAGGGCGCGCTGTGGACGGCGGCCAAGAACAGTTTCATCCACCCGCAGGACCTGCGCGTGCCGGAGATCAAGCGCGTGTGCCGGGCGGAATTCGCGACCGCGCTCGACCGGCTCGCGACCCTTCTCGGCGACGGGCCCTTCGTCACGGGCGCGCGGTTCACCGTGCCGGACCTTCTGCTGGGCCATGTCGCCGGCTGGGCGCGGGCGGCGAAATTCGATCTGCCGGAAAGCGGTCCCGTCGCCGACTATTTCGTCCGCGTCACGGGTCGGCCGGCGCTCGCCCGGGCGATGCGGCGCGGCGCGGAGGCGGCCGCGTGA
- a CDS encoding urease accessory protein UreE, whose translation MIRVAEILPAGSWEGAPADSVVLDREDRHRRRAVLDGAGGTRVLLDLPKARQLHHGDGLRLEDGRIVAILAAAEDLVEIEAETTDALIRIAWHLGNRHLPTQLVPGALRIRRDHVIEDMVARLGGRMTPLTAPFDPEGGAYGHGHVQGHDHPHDHGPSHGHDHAHSHHHGHAHDHD comes from the coding sequence GTGATCCGCGTCGCGGAAATCCTGCCGGCGGGCAGCTGGGAAGGCGCGCCGGCCGACAGCGTCGTGCTCGACCGCGAGGACCGGCATCGCCGCCGCGCGGTTCTGGACGGGGCGGGGGGTACCCGGGTGCTCCTCGACCTGCCCAAGGCCCGGCAGCTGCACCATGGCGACGGTCTGCGGCTGGAGGACGGGCGCATCGTGGCGATCCTCGCGGCCGCCGAGGATCTCGTCGAGATCGAGGCGGAGACCACCGACGCGCTGATCCGCATCGCCTGGCATCTCGGCAACCGGCATCTGCCGACCCAGCTCGTGCCCGGCGCGCTGCGCATCCGCCGCGATCACGTGATCGAGGACATGGTCGCCCGGCTCGGCGGCCGCATGACGCCGCTCACCGCCCCCTTCGACCCGGAAGGCGGCGCCTACGGGCACGGCCATGTGCAGGGCCACGATCACCCGCACGACCACGGTCCTTCTCATGGTCACGACCACGCGCATTCCCACCATCATGGACACGCGCACGACCATGACTGA
- a CDS encoding urease accessory protein UreF, which produces MLAWMSPSFPVGAYTYSHGLEWAIEAGDVCDADSLAHWCAGVLIHGAGRSDAILLAHAMTAAHAGDVRTLRDLLDLARALQPSAERRLEATAQGDAFIAAVRDAWPPNAASQAGDTPAQSVFATLTSGPEAIPRGGWSYPLAVAVSAAAHGLSADAVRFAYLHAFAANLVSAAVRAVPLGQTDGQRVLNRLGPVLRQVAEEAGTASLDEIGGCAFAADIASMNHETQYTRLFRS; this is translated from the coding sequence TTGCTTGCCTGGATGTCGCCGTCCTTTCCGGTCGGCGCCTATACCTACAGCCACGGTCTGGAATGGGCGATCGAGGCCGGCGACGTCTGCGACGCCGACAGTCTCGCGCACTGGTGCGCCGGCGTGCTCATCCATGGCGCGGGCCGCAGCGACGCGATCCTGCTCGCCCACGCGATGACGGCGGCGCATGCGGGAGATGTCCGCACCTTGCGCGACCTGCTGGACCTCGCCCGCGCCCTGCAGCCCTCCGCCGAACGCCGGCTGGAGGCGACCGCCCAGGGCGACGCCTTCATCGCCGCCGTGCGCGACGCCTGGCCGCCCAACGCCGCGTCGCAAGCGGGCGACACGCCGGCACAATCGGTTTTCGCGACCCTCACGAGCGGCCCGGAGGCGATCCCGCGCGGCGGCTGGAGCTACCCGCTCGCCGTCGCCGTTTCGGCCGCCGCCCATGGACTCAGCGCCGATGCGGTGCGCTTCGCCTATCTGCATGCCTTCGCCGCCAATCTGGTGTCGGCGGCCGTGCGTGCCGTGCCGCTCGGCCAGACCGACGGCCAGCGCGTGCTCAACCGGCTCGGCCCCGTGCTTCGACAGGTCGCCGAGGAGGCCGGAACCGCATCGCTCGACGAGATCGGCGGCTGCGCCTTCGCCGCCGACATCGCCTCGATGAATCACGAGACCCAATACACCCGGCTGTTCCGCTCCTGA
- the ureG gene encoding urease accessory protein UreG, with protein MTSQIGLGPTGPGQHGPVRIGIGGPVGSGKTALMDALCKRLRDHYQIAAITNDIYTKEDAEFLTRSGALEAARIRGVETGGCPHTAIREDASINLAAVADLEAAFPGLDMILIESGGDNLAATFSPELADLTIYVIDVSAGDKIPRKGGPGITRSDLLVINKTDLAPLVGASLEVMDRDARAMRRDRPFVFTNVKDGTGVEAVLAFLIARSGLPDRIGATAATHPAETV; from the coding sequence ATGACATCCCAGATCGGACTTGGCCCCACCGGACCTGGCCAGCACGGACCTGTTCGCATCGGCATCGGCGGACCCGTCGGCTCCGGCAAGACCGCGCTGATGGACGCCCTGTGCAAGCGTCTGCGCGACCACTATCAGATCGCGGCGATCACCAACGACATCTACACCAAGGAGGACGCGGAGTTCCTCACCCGCTCCGGTGCGCTGGAGGCGGCGCGCATCCGCGGCGTGGAAACCGGCGGCTGCCCGCACACCGCGATCCGCGAGGACGCCTCCATCAATCTCGCCGCCGTGGCCGACCTGGAGGCGGCCTTTCCCGGCCTCGACATGATCCTGATCGAATCGGGCGGCGACAATCTCGCCGCGACCTTCTCGCCCGAACTCGCGGATCTGACGATCTACGTCATCGACGTCTCCGCCGGCGACAAGATCCCGCGCAAGGGCGGCCCCGGCATCACCCGCTCCGATCTGCTGGTGATCAACAAGACGGATCTGGCCCCGCTCGTCGGCGCCTCGCTGGAGGTGATGGACCGCGACGCGCGCGCCATGCGCCGCGACCGCCCCTTCGTCTTCACCAACGTGAAGGACGGGACCGGCGTCGAGGCGGTTCTGGCGTTCCTGATCGCGCGCAGCGGCCTCCCCGACCGGATCGGCGCGACCGCTGCGACACACCCCGCCGAGACCGTCTGA
- a CDS encoding DUF1761 domain-containing protein, whose protein sequence is MMFDGINLLAVLAAGIASFAAGAAWYGVLGRLWMRAARLEPDRTRLSAGLAVGTLVCLLLMAFVFAGVIYHAGPVTVANGLLSASLIWVGFIATSLIVNHRFQRQSWSLTLIDGGHWFAVLLVQGAVIGAIGGAG, encoded by the coding sequence ATGATGTTCGATGGCATCAACCTTCTGGCGGTGCTGGCCGCCGGGATCGCCTCCTTCGCCGCCGGCGCGGCCTGGTATGGCGTGTTGGGTCGCCTGTGGATGCGGGCGGCCCGACTGGAGCCGGACCGCACCCGCCTCTCCGCGGGACTGGCCGTTGGCACGCTGGTCTGCCTGCTGCTGATGGCCTTCGTCTTCGCCGGCGTGATCTATCACGCCGGGCCGGTCACGGTGGCGAACGGCCTGCTGTCGGCAAGCCTGATCTGGGTCGGCTTCATCGCCACATCGCTGATCGTCAATCACCGCTTCCAGCGGCAATCCTGGAGCCTGACGCTGATCGACGGCGGCCACTGGTTCGCCGTGCTGCTGGTGCAGGGCGCGGTGATCGGCGCCATCGGCGGGGCCGGATGA